Genomic window (Pseudomonas azadiae):
ACTGCCGCTTCGAAGGCAAGACGGTCAACCAATGGCTGGCCCAGCCGGGACAAATCGGCGCCTTTCTCCAGGCCCTTGAAGACAAAGGCTGGATCAGGCGCAACCAGGACCCGGGCGAGAGCCGCTTCTGGCAATTGATCGAGGGCGCGGGCGCCGCCATGTTCGGGGTGTTCAGCGGCTATGAGAAACATGTGCTTCACGACTGGATTGCGGGTGACTGGATCAGCGACCGACGCGTACCGCCGGCTCGTCCGGGCCGTGGCAAAAGCTTACCCCAGGACCCGCACCCGCCGGCCGATCCGGACACCCAGGCGCTGGTGGACTCGCTGCGCGGCTTGCCGGATGAACAACAACTCCAAACGCTGATTGCGTGGATGTCCGCCCGCCGTCATTGCACCCCGGCCGGGCTGTACGCCACGCGCCGCTTTATCCAATTGCGCGCGCGCCTGCGCTAAGGAATGTCGTTCATGTCTGCACAACAACTCGCCGATCGCGCCTTGATCAACCTGGGCCGGGGCCTCAAGGAGAACGGCTACCGGTTCATCACGCCCACGCCCTTGACCCACGAGCGCGTCTTCGGGCGCCAGGCTTCACCGTTGGCGAACGACCTGCGCGACGTGTTTGGCTGGTCGATGTCCTTTGATGCCGACCTGCTGCCGGCGGCGTTGCGCGAGGAACTGCTGCAAGCCGATGTCGTTGAAAAACACGACTCGCTGTGGCGCAGCGCAGTGCGCTGGTCGAGCCTGGAAGATCTGTTGTTCGCGCATTCGGCTTACCCGACCACGCAGTCGGATGCGGTGTTTTTCGGGCCGGACAGCTATCGGTTCGCCCAGGTGATCGAAGCGCATCTGCAGCAGCGCTTCGAGCCCGTGCGCCGCGCGGTGGATATCGGCTGTGGCGCCGGTGTCGGTGCGCTGGTCATCGCCCGTGCGCGGCACGACGCGCAGGTGCTGGCGGTGGATATAAACCCGCGCGCCCTGCGCATGACCGCAGTTAACGCCGAGCTGGCCGGGCTGGGCAACGTCACGGCCTATCACAGCGACGTGCTGGCGAGCGTGGAAGGCGACTTCGACCTGATCGTGGCGAATCCGCCGTACATGAATGACGACCGCCAACGCGCCTATCGCCATGGCGGCGGAGCCTTGGGTGAACAACTGTCGGTGCGTATCGTCAGCGAGTCCCTGGGCCGCCTGGCCTTGGGGGGCAGCCTGGTGCTGTACACCGGCGTGGCGATTGTCGCGGGAGAAGATCCCTTCCTCGCGGCGGTCAAGCCATTGGTGGGCAGCGATGCGTTCGGCTGGACCTACCGTGAGCTTGACCCCGACGTGTTTGGTGAAGAGCTGGCAAAACCCGGCTACGAACGCGTGGAAAGGATTGCCGTCGTCGCGCTCACCGTCACGCGCCTGCGCTGACGGTCATGCTCACGTTTGGCATTGAAGAGGAGTACTTCATTACCGACCTGGGCACACGCAGGATGCTCAGCCAACCGTCAAGGGAGGTGGTGGCGGCCTGTCGCAGTGCCATTGGGGCAGGCTTTGCCTACGAGATGTTCCAGGGCCAGATCGAGGCGGCCTCGCCGGTGTTCCACACCCGCCGCGAGGCCGCCGATTACCTGGGTGCCGTGCGCCATAACCTGGCGCGCTCCCTGGGCAAGTTTGGACTGGGCATCGTGTGCGCCGGCAGCCATCCCCTGGCGGCGTGGCGTGAGCAAGTGCCGACGGAGCGCGTTCATTTCCAGCGGTTGTTCGAGGACACCCAGCGCGTAGCACGACGCAGCGTACTCTGTGGGTTGCACGTGCATGTCGGGGTGCCCGCCACCGTCGACCGTATCGCGGTGATGAATCAGGTCTCGCCCTGGCTGCCATTATTGCTGCTGCTCAGTTGCTCTTCGCCGTTCTGGGAGGGGGCGCCCACTGGGTTCATGAGTTACCGTCAGACCGCCTGTGATGAATGGCCGCGCATGGGCGTGCCCGAGCATTTTGCCGATTGGGCCGATTACCAGCGCTACCTGGCCTTGCTCCAGCACATCGGCGCGATCAAGGCCGACGGCAACGGGTGGTGGGGTGTGCGTCCGTCGGCGCGCTATCCCACCCTGGAGCTGCGCATCACCGATGCATGCCCAAGACTTGCTGATGCCTTGGCCCTGGCAAGCTTGTTTCGGGTGATGGTCACGCATGCCTGCGCCCTGGATTGTCCAGGAGCACTGTTCAGCGCCGAGCGCCGCTGGCTGCTCCATGAAAACCGCTGGCAAGCCAAGCGCTATGG
Coding sequences:
- a CDS encoding methyltransferase, which gives rise to MSAQQLADRALINLGRGLKENGYRFITPTPLTHERVFGRQASPLANDLRDVFGWSMSFDADLLPAALREELLQADVVEKHDSLWRSAVRWSSLEDLLFAHSAYPTTQSDAVFFGPDSYRFAQVIEAHLQQRFEPVRRAVDIGCGAGVGALVIARARHDAQVLAVDINPRALRMTAVNAELAGLGNVTAYHSDVLASVEGDFDLIVANPPYMNDDRQRAYRHGGGALGEQLSVRIVSESLGRLALGGSLVLYTGVAIVAGEDPFLAAVKPLVGSDAFGWTYRELDPDVFGEELAKPGYERVERIAVVALTVTRLR
- a CDS encoding carboxylate-amine ligase; translation: MLTFGIEEEYFITDLGTRRMLSQPSREVVAACRSAIGAGFAYEMFQGQIEAASPVFHTRREAADYLGAVRHNLARSLGKFGLGIVCAGSHPLAAWREQVPTERVHFQRLFEDTQRVARRSVLCGLHVHVGVPATVDRIAVMNQVSPWLPLLLLLSCSSPFWEGAPTGFMSYRQTACDEWPRMGVPEHFADWADYQRYLALLQHIGAIKADGNGWWGVRPSARYPTLELRITDACPRLADALALASLFRVMVTHACALDCPGALFSAERRWLLHENRWQAKRYGADGTFALDDLGNLGTAEQWLQGARLEFAATAEAMGEPHLFDDLHRLLLAGNSAVDQLRGYASDRSAGTDELSSLQNVVDRLLAQSRSDH